From a region of the Nomascus leucogenys isolate Asia unplaced genomic scaffold, Asia_NLE_v1 Super-Scaffold_285, whole genome shotgun sequence genome:
- the GSDMA gene encoding gasdermin-A — MTMFENVTRALARQLNPRGDLTPLDSLIDFKRFHPFCLVLRKRKSTLFWGARYVRTDYTLLDVLEPGSSPSDPTDTGNFGFKNMLDTRVEGDVDVPKTVKVKGTAGLSQNSTLEVQTLSVAPKALETLQERKLAADHPFLKEMEDQGENLYVVMEVVETVQEVTLERAGKAEACFSLPFFAPLGLQGSINHKEAVTIPKGCILAFRVRQLMVKGKDEWDIPHICNDNMQTFPPGEKSGEEKVIHKFIQASDVGDVHEGFRALKEEVQRETQQVEKLSRVGQSSLLSSLSKLLGKKKELQDLELALEGALDKGHEVTLEALPKDVLLSKEAVGAILYFIGALTELSEAQQKLLVKSMEKKILPVQLKLVESAMEQNFLHDKEGVFPLQPELLSSLGDEDLTLTEALVGLSGLEVQRSGPQYMWDPDTLPRLCALYAGLSLLQQLTKAS; from the exons ATGACCATGTTTGAAAATGTCACCCGGGCCCTGGCCAGACAGCTAAACCCTCGAGGGGACCTGACACCCCTTGACAGCCTCATCGACTTCAAGCGCTTCCATCCCTTCTGCCTGGtgctgaggaagaggaagagcacGCTCTTCTGGGGGGCCCGGTACGTCCGCACCGACTACACACTGCTGGATGTGCTTGAGCCCGGCAGCTCACCTTCAG ACCCAACAGACACTGGGAATTTTGGCTTTAAGAATATGCTGGACACCCGAGTGGAGGGAGATGTGGATGTACCAAAGACGGTGAAGGTGAAGGGAACGGCAGGGCTGTCGCAGAACAGCACTCTGGAGGTCCAGACACTCAGTGTGGCTCCCAAGGCCCTGGAGACCTTACAGGAGAG GAAGCTGGCAGCAGACCACCCATTCCTGAAGGAGATGGAAGATCAAGGGGAGAACCTGTatgtggtgatggaggtggtggagACGGTGCAGGAGGTCACACTGGAGCGAGCCGGCAAGGCAGAGGCctgcttctccctccccttcttcgCCCCATTGGGGCTACAG GGATCCATAAACCACAAGGAGGCTGTAACCATCCCCAAGGGCTGCATCCTGGCCTTTCGAGTGAGACAGCTGATGGTCAAAGGCAAAGATGAGTGGG ATATTCCACATATCTGCAATGATAACATGCAAACCTTCCCTCCTGGAG aAAAGTCAGGAGAGGAGAAGGTCATCCATAAGT ttatcCAGGCATCTGATGTTG GGGACGTACATGAAGGCTTCAGGGCACTGAAAGAAGAAGTTCAGAGAGAGACCCAACAAGTGGAGAAGCTGAGCCGAGTAGGGCAAAGCTCCCTGCTCAGCTCCCTCAGCAAACTTCTAGGGAAGAAAAAGGAGCTACAAGACCTTGAGCTCGCG CTTGAAGGGGCTCTAGACAAGGGACATGAAGTGACCCTGGAGGCACTCCCGAAAGATGTCCTGCTATCAAAGGAGGCCGTGGGCGCCATCCTTTATTTCATTGGAGCCCTAACAG AGCTAAGTGAAGCCCAACAGAAGTTGCTGGTGAAATCCATGGAGAAGAAGATCCTACCCGTGCAGCTAAAGCTG GTGGAGAGCGCAATGGAACAGAACTTCCTGCACGATAAAGAGGGTGTTTTCCCCCTGCAACCTGAGCTGCTCTCCTCCCTTGGGGACGAGGACCTGACCCTCACGGAGGCTCTAGTCGGGCTGAGTGGCCTGGAAGTGCAGAGATCGGGCCCCCAATATATGTGGGACCCAGACACCCTCCCTCGCCTCTGTGCTCTTTATGCTGGCCTCTCTCTCCTTCAGCAGCTGACCAAGGCCTCCTAA
- the PSMD3 gene encoding 26S proteasome non-ATPase regulatory subunit 3 — MKQEGSARRRGADKAKPPPGGGEQEPPPPPAPQDVEMKEEAATGSGSTGEADGKTATAAAEHSQRELDTVTLEDIKEHVKQLEKAVSGKEPRFVLRALRMLPSTSRHLNHYVLYKAVQGFFTSNNATRDFLLPFLEEPMDTEADLQFRPRTGKAASTPLLPEVEAYLQLLVVIFMMNSKRYKEAQKISDDLMQKISTQNRRALDLVAAKCYYYHARVYEFLDKLDVVRSFLHARLRTATLRHDADGQATLLNLLLRNYLHYSLYDQAEKLVSKSVFPEQANNNEWARYLYYTGRIKAIQLEYSEARRTMTNALRKAPQHTAVGFKQTVHKLLIVVELLLGEIPDRLQFRQPSLKRSLMPYFLLTQAVRTGNLAKFNQVLDQFGEKFQADGTYTLIIRLRHNVIKTGVRMISLSYSRISLADIAQKLQLDSPEDAEFIVAKAIRDGVIEASINHEKGYVQSKEMIDIYSTREPQLAFHQRISFCLDIHNMSVKAMRFPPKSYNKDLESAEERREREQQDLEFAKEMAEDDDDSFP, encoded by the exons ATGAAGCAGGAGGGCTCGGCGCGGCGCCGCGGCGCGGACAAGGCGAAACCGCCGCCCGGCGGAGGAGAACAAGAACCCCCACCGCCCCCGGCCCCCCAGGATGTGGAGATGAAAGAGGAGGCAGCGACGGGTAGCGGGTCAACGGGGGAGGCAGACGGCAAGACGGCGACGGCAGCGGCTGAGCACTCCCAGCGAGAGCTGGACACCGTCACCTTGGAGG ACATCAAGGAGCACGTGAAACAGCTAGAAAAAGCGGTTTCAGGCAAGGAGCCGAGATTCGTGCTGCGGGCCCTGCGGATGCTGCCTTCCACATCACGCCACCTCAACCACTATGTTCTGTATAAGGCTGTGCAGGGCTTCTTCACTTCAAATAATGCCACTCGAGACTTCTTGCTccccttcctggaagag CCCATGGACACAGAGGCTGATTTACAGTTCCGTCCCCGCACGGGAAAAGCTGCGTCGACACCCCTCCTGCCTGAAGTGGAAGCCTATCTCCAACTCCTCGTGGTCATCTTCATGATGAACAGCAAGCGCTACAAAGAG GCACAGAAGATCTCTGATGACCTGATGCAGAAGATCAGTACTCAGAACCGCCGGGCCCTAGACCTTGTAGCCGCAAAGTGTTACTATTATCACGCCCGGGTCTATGAGTTCCTGGACAAGCTGGATGTGGTGCGCAG CTTCTTGCATGCTCGGCTCCGGACAGCTACGCTTCGGCATGATGCAGATGGGCAGGCCACCCTGTTGAACCTCCTGCTGCGGAATTACCTACACTACAGCTTGTATGACCAGGCTGAGAAGCTGGTGTCCAAGTCTGTGTTCCCAGAGCAGGCCAACAACAATGAGTGGGCCAGGTACCTCTACTACACAG GGCGAATCAAAGCCATCCAGCTGGAGTACTCAGAGGCCCGGAGAACAATGACCAATGCCCTTCGCAAGGCCCCTCAGCACACAGCTGTTGGCTTCAAACAGACG GTGCACAAGCTTCTCATCGTGGTGGAGCTGTTGCTGGGGGAGATCCCTGACCGGCTGCAGTTCCGCCAGCCCTCCCTCAAGCGCTCACTCATGCCCTATTTCCTTCTGACTCAAG CTGTCAGGACAGGAAACCTAGCCAAGTTCAACCAGGTCCTGGATCAGTTTGGGGAGAAGTTTCAAGCAGATGGGACCTACACCCTAATTATCCGGCTGCGGCACAACGTGATTAAGACAG GTGTACGCATGATCAGCCTCTCCTATTCCCGAATCTCCTTGGCTGACATCGCCCAGAAGCTGCAGTTGGATAGCCCCGAAGATGCAGAGTTCATTGTTGCCAAG GCCATCCGGGATGGTGTCATTGAGGCCAGCATCAACCACGAGAAGGGCTATGTCCAATCCAAGGAGATGATTGACATCTATTCCACCCGAGAGCCCCAGCTAGCCTTCCACCAGCGCATCTCCTTCTGCCTAGATATCCACAACATGTCTGTCAAG